Below is a genomic region from Bartonella harrusi.
CTATAAATACATGGCAAAATACTTATCTTGTACAAGATCGATAATCTATAAAAAGGAAAACACATGGCTTATTGGCTTTTTAAATCTGAACCTCATAAATGGTCATGGGAGATGCAGAAGCAAAAAGGCACACATGGTGAACAATGGGATGGTGTGCGCAATTACCAAGCCCGCAACAATATGCGTGCTATGAAATTGGGTGATAAAGGTTTTTTTTATCATTCTAATAAAGGGCTAGAAATTGTAGGTATTGTAGAAGTATGTGCTGAAGCACATCCTGATCCCACAACCTCTGATCCACGCTGGGAATGTGTAGATATTCGTGCACTCTTCGATATGCCAACACCGGTTTCATTAA
It encodes:
- a CDS encoding EVE domain-containing protein → MAYWLFKSEPHKWSWEMQKQKGTHGEQWDGVRNYQARNNMRAMKLGDKGFFYHSNKGLEIVGIVEVCAEAHPDPTTSDPRWECVDIRALFDMPTPVSLKQIKANSKLNNMVLVNASRLSVQPVTEDEWKEVCLMGNLKQQIDL